A genomic window from Quercus lobata isolate SW786 chromosome 10, ValleyOak3.0 Primary Assembly, whole genome shotgun sequence includes:
- the LOC115965571 gene encoding uncharacterized protein LOC115965571 yields the protein MANAWKRDKPTQFYQSKTICLLITSTLLFLTFFVYLTNQPSNPNPNLFFKTQFPFYPIPPFDCLKCPQSHPVIANLVEGLKYPFLYSLSDLGTLPDKPHKNIVRMLKGKLFRKPDISVTIQEVLGKLKTSGERGNGLVVDVGANVGMASFAAAAMGFRVLAFEPVFENLQRVCDGIYFNRVGDLVTLFNAAASDQNGNITFHKLVGRLDNSAVSATGAKMAFKSNEEIALQVRSIPLDEVIPESEPVVLIKIDVQGWEYHVLQGASKLLSRKGREAPYLIYEEDERLLQASNSSAKEIRDFLHSVGYSHCTQHGTDAHCTKSG from the exons ATGGCAAATGCATGGAAAAGAGACAAACCCACACAGTTTTACCAATCGAAAACCATATGCTTACTAATCACAAGCACTCTcctttttcttactttcttcgTCTACCTCACAAACCAACCctcaaaccctaaccctaacctTTTCTTCAAAACCCAATTCCCATTCTACCCAATCCCACCATTCGATTGCCTGAAATGCCCTCAATCCCACCCAGTGATCGCCAACCTCGTCGAGGGCCTCAAATACCCttttctctactctctctccgACCTCGGAACCCTACCCGATAAGCCTCACAAGAACATTGTCAGAATGCTCAAAGGGAAACTCTTTCGCAAACCCGATATCTCCGTTACCATCCAGGAGGTTCTCGGCAAATTGAAAACAAGCGGAGAGAGAGGCAATGGGCTTGTTGTCGATGTCGGTGCCAATGTCGGCATGGCGAGCTTTGCTGCCGCCGCAATGGGGTTTAGGGTTTTGGCTTTCGAGCCGGTTTTCGAGAACTTGCAGAGGGTTTGTGATGGGATTTATTTCAATCGGGTTGGGGATTTGGTCACTCTTTTCAATGCCGCCGCCTCGGACCAGAATGGGAACATTACATTCCATAAG TTGGTTGGTCGGCTTGACAATAGTGCTGTTTCAGCAACTGGGGCAAAGATGGCATTCAAATCCAATGAAGAGATAGCACTTCAAGTAAGGTCCATCCCCCTTGATGAAGTAATACCAGAATCAGAGCCTGTGGTTCTGATCAAAATAGATGTTCAGGGCTGGGAATATCATGTGCTGCAAGGAGCCTCAAAGTTACTATCAAGAAAGGGAAGGGAAGCCCCATATCTCATCTATGAGGAAGATGAGCGATTGTTGCAAGCCAGTAATAGCAGTGCCAAGGAGATACGTGACTTCCTTCATAGTGTTGGTTATAGTCATTGCACCCAGCATGGTACAGATGCTCACTGCACCAAGAGTGGTTGA